A window of Streptomyces gilvosporeus contains these coding sequences:
- a CDS encoding threonine aldolase family protein: protein MGDVRKPGAETGGTASGEAVASGRARRMAAWHGAKRVLSGGAPVETLRERLDRLLAEAPAAYDLDDWTDIYGNDNGIVGELERRTAEILGTEAAAFFPTGTMAQQVALRCWAGRTGSRTVAGHPLSHLEVHERDAYAVVSGLHMVHPTRAPRLPTPEEIYDLQEPFGTLALELPLREAGFVLPAWEELTATVAAARDRDAVIHFDGARLWESAPHFGHSLPETTALADSVYVSFYKSLDATAGAALAGTEDFVEEARAWRHRYGGQLFQQWPTALTALIGLDRELPRLPEYVAHAKVVAQALSDGFADADAPWFTVHPAIPHTHQFQVWLPHPPEVLNEAGIRLAEETHTTLFRQWFTPDAATPPGLSMTEVTAAAPALEWTAEDIRTATAQFARRVAALGG, encoded by the coding sequence ATGGGGGACGTACGGAAGCCGGGCGCGGAGACCGGCGGGACGGCATCCGGCGAGGCGGTGGCATCAGGACGGGCACGGCGGATGGCGGCCTGGCACGGAGCGAAACGGGTCCTCTCGGGCGGCGCCCCCGTCGAGACGCTCCGCGAGCGGCTGGACCGTCTGCTGGCCGAGGCACCCGCCGCGTACGACCTGGACGACTGGACGGACATCTACGGCAACGACAACGGCATCGTGGGCGAGCTGGAGCGCCGCACCGCCGAGATCCTGGGCACCGAGGCCGCCGCCTTCTTCCCGACCGGCACGATGGCACAGCAGGTCGCCCTGCGCTGCTGGGCGGGGCGTACGGGCAGCCGGACGGTCGCCGGGCACCCCCTGTCCCATCTGGAAGTGCATGAACGCGACGCGTATGCCGTGGTCAGTGGCCTGCACATGGTGCATCCGACGCGCGCACCACGGCTGCCGACCCCCGAGGAGATATACGACCTCCAGGAGCCGTTCGGCACCCTGGCCCTCGAACTGCCGCTACGCGAGGCCGGGTTCGTCCTCCCCGCATGGGAAGAACTGACGGCCACGGTGGCGGCCGCACGGGACCGCGACGCGGTGATCCACTTCGACGGCGCCCGCCTGTGGGAAAGCGCCCCGCACTTCGGCCACTCGCTCCCGGAGACGACCGCCCTTGCGGACAGCGTCTATGTCTCGTTCTACAAGTCGCTGGACGCGACGGCGGGCGCCGCCCTCGCGGGCACCGAGGACTTCGTCGAGGAGGCCCGCGCCTGGCGGCACCGCTACGGCGGCCAGCTCTTCCAGCAATGGCCGACCGCGCTCACCGCCCTCATAGGGCTGGACCGTGAACTGCCACGACTGCCGGAGTACGTGGCGCACGCCAAGGTCGTCGCGCAGGCCCTGAGCGACGGGTTCGCGGACGCCGACGCGCCGTGGTTCACGGTCCATCCGGCCATCCCGCACACCCACCAGTTCCAGGTGTGGCTGCCCCACCCGCCCGAGGTCCTGAACGAAGCCGGCATACGACTGGCGGAGGAGACACACACGACCCTCTTCCGCCAGTGGTTCACACCGGACGCCGCCACGCCTCCCGGCCTGTCGATGACAGAGGTGACGGCCGCCGCCCCGGCCTTGGAATGGACGGCCGAGGACATCCGCACGGCCACCGCGCAGTTCGCGCGGCGGGTGGCGGCACTCGGCGGGTGA
- a CDS encoding helix-turn-helix domain-containing protein, translating to MNRRNATGGSAATTAAVFGEVLKHHREAAGLTQEALARKVPCDRSHVARVEAGARVPQDTFAKACDELLGTGGVLLRLWGRIDWYPEVEHPDWFERRAEMDAEAVALREYQAQVMPGLLQTADYAQALFARRLASVEEVEQRVRARLSRQQRFLDQDGPLYLAVLDESCLRNVVGSAAVMRDLCAHLLTVGRHPNIRVQVVPADRPELDRPDTSMSLIKLPDGHEWVYSESLDQGHFNDDPAVYARHSRTYDVLRADALSARDSAALISDLMEGYGDHARARSECGNVEEEQLQRRQRRQLHRSGAHLDEEQLQRPRRRQLHRNSPRYPRPRPRT from the coding sequence GTGAACCGACGCAATGCCACGGGGGGATCGGCGGCCACCACGGCCGCCGTGTTCGGCGAGGTGCTGAAGCATCACCGGGAGGCGGCGGGCCTCACCCAGGAAGCCTTGGCGCGCAAGGTTCCGTGCGACCGGTCGCATGTGGCGCGCGTCGAGGCGGGCGCCCGCGTACCACAGGACACCTTTGCCAAGGCGTGTGACGAACTGCTCGGTACGGGTGGGGTGTTGCTGCGGTTGTGGGGGCGGATCGACTGGTATCCGGAGGTCGAGCATCCGGATTGGTTCGAGCGGCGGGCGGAGATGGACGCCGAGGCCGTCGCCTTGCGGGAGTATCAGGCTCAGGTCATGCCAGGCCTGTTGCAGACAGCGGACTATGCGCAGGCGCTGTTCGCCCGCCGCCTCGCGAGCGTCGAGGAGGTAGAGCAACGCGTCAGAGCGCGACTGAGTCGGCAGCAACGGTTCCTTGACCAGGACGGTCCCCTATACCTGGCTGTGCTGGACGAGAGCTGCCTGCGCAATGTGGTGGGGAGTGCAGCCGTGATGCGCGACCTGTGCGCGCACCTGCTGACCGTGGGGCGGCATCCCAACATCCGGGTCCAGGTCGTCCCGGCGGACCGTCCCGAACTCGACCGCCCCGACACGTCCATGTCGCTGATCAAGCTGCCCGACGGGCACGAGTGGGTGTATTCGGAGTCGCTGGACCAGGGTCATTTCAACGACGATCCAGCCGTCTACGCGCGGCACAGCCGGACCTATGATGTGCTCCGGGCGGACGCTCTGTCAGCTCGCGACTCTGCCGCTCTGATCAGCGACTTGATGGAAGGGTACGGGGATCATGCGCGTGCACGATCTGAGTGCGGCAACGTGGAAGAAGAGCAGCTACAGCGGCGCCAACGGCGGCAACTGCATCGAAGTGGCGCTCACCTGGATGAAGAGCAGCTACAGCGACCGCGACGGCGGCAACTGCATCGAAATAGCCCCCGGTATCCCCGACCTCGTCCCCGTACGTGA
- a CDS encoding DUF397 domain-containing protein, with protein MKSSYSDRDGGNCIEIAPGIPDLVPVRDSKDPHGPALVFPAADWSSFITAIKGGEFPAA; from the coding sequence ATGAAGAGCAGCTACAGCGACCGCGACGGCGGCAACTGCATCGAAATAGCCCCCGGTATCCCCGACCTCGTCCCCGTACGTGACAGCAAAGACCCGCACGGCCCCGCGCTCGTCTTCCCCGCCGCCGACTGGTCCTCCTTCATCACCGCGATCAAGGGCGGGGAGTTCCCGGCCGCCTGA
- a CDS encoding Rossmann-like and DUF2520 domain-containing protein, which translates to MNATPPPEAHERPARLTVGVVGAGRVGPALAASLRLAGHRPVAVSGVSDASVRRAAELLPDVPLVTPAEVLARAELVLLTVPDDALADLVRGLAETGAVRPGQLLVHTSGRYGTAVLDPATRAGALPLALHPAMTFTGTSVDVQRLAGCSFGVTAPEELRMAAEALVIEMGGEPEWIAESARPLYHAALAIGANHLVTLVAQAMELLGEAGVTAPDRMLGPLLGAALDNALRSGDAALTGPVARGDAGTVAAHIAELRRHAPQSVAGYLAMARTTADRALAHGLLKPELAEDLLGVLAGHTDPDDVGPTGGDR; encoded by the coding sequence GTGAACGCAACCCCACCCCCCGAGGCCCACGAACGCCCCGCCCGGCTCACCGTCGGAGTCGTCGGCGCGGGCCGTGTCGGGCCCGCCCTCGCCGCGTCGCTGCGGCTCGCCGGGCACCGTCCGGTCGCCGTGTCGGGGGTCTCCGACGCCTCCGTACGCCGTGCCGCCGAGCTGCTGCCCGACGTCCCGCTGGTCACCCCGGCCGAGGTGCTCGCCCGCGCCGAGCTGGTGCTGCTGACCGTCCCCGACGACGCCCTCGCCGACCTGGTGCGCGGCCTCGCCGAGACCGGTGCCGTACGGCCGGGCCAGCTGCTCGTGCACACCTCGGGGCGCTACGGCACGGCCGTGCTGGACCCGGCCACGCGGGCCGGTGCGCTGCCCCTCGCGCTGCACCCGGCCATGACCTTCACCGGCACCTCCGTGGACGTCCAGCGGCTGGCCGGCTGCTCGTTCGGGGTGACGGCGCCCGAGGAGCTGCGGATGGCGGCCGAGGCGCTGGTCATCGAGATGGGCGGGGAGCCCGAGTGGATCGCGGAATCGGCGCGTCCGCTCTATCACGCGGCCCTCGCCATCGGTGCCAATCACCTGGTCACGCTGGTCGCCCAGGCCATGGAACTGCTCGGCGAGGCCGGTGTGACGGCCCCGGACCGGATGCTCGGCCCGCTGCTCGGCGCGGCCCTGGACAATGCGCTGCGCTCCGGTGACGCCGCCCTGACCGGGCCGGTGGCGCGCGGCGACGCGGGCACGGTCGCCGCCCATATCGCGGAGCTGCGCCGGCATGCGCCGCAGAGCGTGGCCGGGTATCTCGCGATGGCCCGTACGACCGCGGACCGGGCGCTGGCCCACGGCCTGCTCAAGCCGGAACTGGCCGAGGACCTTCTCGGCGTGCTCGCCGGGCACACCGACCCCGATGACGTCGGCCCCACCGGAGGCGACCGATGA